One Malus sylvestris chromosome 14, drMalSylv7.2, whole genome shotgun sequence DNA segment encodes these proteins:
- the LOC126599961 gene encoding CDPK-related kinase 7-like isoform X1, whose amino-acid sequence MGLCHGKPTENPQPHSQDLTIPGENEAFDAPNSQSSKSSNFPFYSPSPLPSLFKNSPANSSVSSTPLRLFKRPFPPPSPAKHIRALLARRHGSVKPNEASIPEGSECEVALDKNFGFSKQFGSHYELGDEVGRGHFGYTCSAKAKKGSLKGQDVAVKVIPKSKMTTAISIEDVRREVKILRALTHKNLVQFYEAYEDDDNVYVAMELCKGGELLDSILSRDGKYSEADAKAVMVQILSVTAYCHLQGVVHRDLKPENFLFTSSDEKSPLKAIDFGLSDYVKPDERLNDIVGSAYYVAPEVLHRSYGAEADMWSIGVIAYILLCGSRPFWARTESGIFRAVLKADPSFDEAPWPSLSSDAIDFVKRLLNKDYRKRLTAAQALCHPWLANYHEVKIPMDMIVYKLVKAYICSSALRKSALRTLAKTLSVAQLAYLRDQFTLLGPNKSGFITMQNFKMQGLTRNSTDAMKDSLVLDYVNMISSIRYRKLDFEEFCASAISVYQLEGMESWEHHARRAYELFEKDGNRPIMIEELATELGLSPSVPVHVVLQDWIRHSDGKLSFLGFVRLLHGVSSRTFQKA is encoded by the exons ATGGGACTCTGTCATGGAAAACCCACTGAAAACCCACAACCCCACTCTCAAGACCTTACAATTCCAGGCGAAAACGAGGCTTTTGATGCACCCAATTCCCAGTCCTCAAAATCCTCCAACTTCCCATTTTACAGCCCAAGTCCATTGCCAAGTCTGTTCAAGAACTCTCCTGCCAACTCCAGCGTCAGCTCCACGCCTCTGCGGTTATTTAAGCGGCCATTCCCGCCTCCGTCGCCGGCGAAACACATTCGGGCATTGCTTGCTCGGAGGCACGGCTCTGTGAAGCCCAATGAGGCCTCAATCCCTGAAGGAAGTGAGTGTGAGGTTGCCTTGGACAAGAATTTCGGGTTTTCAAAACAGTTTGGAAGCCATTATGAGCTTGGTGACGAGGTGGGGCGAGGACATTTCGGGTATACTTGCTCTGCCAAGGCCAAGAAGGGAAGCTTGAAGGGCCAGGATGTGGCTGTCAAGGTTATTCCAAAGTCAAAG ATGACCACGGCAATTAGTATAGAGGATGTAAGAAGAGAAGTGAAGATCCTAAGGGCTCTAACTCATAAGAACCTAGTGCAGTTCTATGAAGCCTATGAAGACGATGACAATGTTTATGTAGCGATGGA ATTGTGCAAGGGAGGTGAACTGCTGGATAGCATACTTTCAAG GGATGGAAAATATTCTGAGGCTGATGCAAAGGCTGTTATGGTTCAGATTTTAAGCGTAACTGCCTACTGTCATCTCCAGGGCGTAGTTCACCGGGACCTCAAGCCAGAG AATTTCCTTTTTACTTCAAGCGATGAGAAATCCCCGTTGAAAGCCATTGATTTCGGACTCTCTGACTATGTAAAACCAG ATGAGAGGTTGAATGATATTGTAGGAAGTGCATACTATGTCGCTCCCGAAGTTCTACATAGGTCATATGGGGCAGAAGCAGACATGTGGAGTATCGGTGTAATTGCTTATATCCTTTTGTGTGGAAGCCGACCTTTTTGGGCCCGGACCGAGTCTGGCATCTTTCGAGCTGTACTAAAGGCTGATCCGAGCTTTGATGAAGCTCCTTGGCCTTCTTTATCATCTGATGCAATAGATTTTGTAAAGAGACTACTGAACAAGGACTACCGTAAGAGATTAACCGCGGCTCAGGCTCTAT GTCATCCATGGTTAGCCAATTATCATGAGGTCAAGATACCGATGGATATGATAGTGTACAAACTTGTTAAAGCTTACATATGCTCATCTGCTCTACGAAAATCAGCATTAAGG ACTCTTGCAAAGACGTTAAGTGTGGCACAGCTGGCTTATCTCCGGGACCAATTTACATTGTTAGGGCCAAATAAAAGTGGGTTCATCACTATGCAGAACTTCAAGATG CAGGGTCTAACAAGGAACTCAACCGATGCCATGAAGGATTCGCTGGTTCTAGATTACGTCAACATG ATCAGTTCTATTCGGTATAGAAAGCTGGATTTCGAAGAATTTTGTGCATCTGCCATAAGTGTGTATCAGCTGGAGGGGATGGAGAGCTGGGAACATCATGCAAGGCGAGCATACGAGCTGTTTGAGAAGGACGGAAACAGACCAATAATGATAGAGGAACTTGCCACG GAATTAGGACTTAGCCCGTCAGTACCAGTTCATGTTGTTCTCCAGGACTGGATAAGACACTCAGATGGCAAGCTCAGTTTTCTGGGGTTTGTCAGACTACTGCATGGAGTTTCTTCGCGCACATTTCAGAAGGCTTGA
- the LOC126599961 gene encoding CDPK-related kinase 7-like isoform X2, whose translation MGLCHGKPTENPQPHSQDLTIPGENEAFDAPNSQSSKSSNFPFYSPSPLPSLFKNSPANSSVSSTPLRLFKRPFPPPSPAKHIRALLARRHGSVKPNEASIPEGSECEVALDKNFGFSKQFGSHYELGDEVGRGHFGYTCSAKAKKGSLKGQDVAVKVIPKSKMTTAISIEDVRREVKILRALTHKNLVQFYEAYEDDDNVYVAMELCKGGELLDSILSRDGKYSEADAKAVMVQILSVTAYCHLQGVVHRDLKPENFLFTSSDEKSPLKAIDFGLSDYVKPDERLNDIVGSAYYVAPEVLHRSYGAEADMWSIGVIAYILLCGSRPFWARTESGIFRAVLKADPSFDEAPWPSLSSDAIDFVKRLLNKDYRKRLTAAQALCHPWLANYHEVKIPMDMIVYKLVKAYICSSALRKSALRTLAKTLSVAQLAYLRDQFTLLGPNKSGFITMQNFKMGLTRNSTDAMKDSLVLDYVNMISSIRYRKLDFEEFCASAISVYQLEGMESWEHHARRAYELFEKDGNRPIMIEELATELGLSPSVPVHVVLQDWIRHSDGKLSFLGFVRLLHGVSSRTFQKA comes from the exons ATGGGACTCTGTCATGGAAAACCCACTGAAAACCCACAACCCCACTCTCAAGACCTTACAATTCCAGGCGAAAACGAGGCTTTTGATGCACCCAATTCCCAGTCCTCAAAATCCTCCAACTTCCCATTTTACAGCCCAAGTCCATTGCCAAGTCTGTTCAAGAACTCTCCTGCCAACTCCAGCGTCAGCTCCACGCCTCTGCGGTTATTTAAGCGGCCATTCCCGCCTCCGTCGCCGGCGAAACACATTCGGGCATTGCTTGCTCGGAGGCACGGCTCTGTGAAGCCCAATGAGGCCTCAATCCCTGAAGGAAGTGAGTGTGAGGTTGCCTTGGACAAGAATTTCGGGTTTTCAAAACAGTTTGGAAGCCATTATGAGCTTGGTGACGAGGTGGGGCGAGGACATTTCGGGTATACTTGCTCTGCCAAGGCCAAGAAGGGAAGCTTGAAGGGCCAGGATGTGGCTGTCAAGGTTATTCCAAAGTCAAAG ATGACCACGGCAATTAGTATAGAGGATGTAAGAAGAGAAGTGAAGATCCTAAGGGCTCTAACTCATAAGAACCTAGTGCAGTTCTATGAAGCCTATGAAGACGATGACAATGTTTATGTAGCGATGGA ATTGTGCAAGGGAGGTGAACTGCTGGATAGCATACTTTCAAG GGATGGAAAATATTCTGAGGCTGATGCAAAGGCTGTTATGGTTCAGATTTTAAGCGTAACTGCCTACTGTCATCTCCAGGGCGTAGTTCACCGGGACCTCAAGCCAGAG AATTTCCTTTTTACTTCAAGCGATGAGAAATCCCCGTTGAAAGCCATTGATTTCGGACTCTCTGACTATGTAAAACCAG ATGAGAGGTTGAATGATATTGTAGGAAGTGCATACTATGTCGCTCCCGAAGTTCTACATAGGTCATATGGGGCAGAAGCAGACATGTGGAGTATCGGTGTAATTGCTTATATCCTTTTGTGTGGAAGCCGACCTTTTTGGGCCCGGACCGAGTCTGGCATCTTTCGAGCTGTACTAAAGGCTGATCCGAGCTTTGATGAAGCTCCTTGGCCTTCTTTATCATCTGATGCAATAGATTTTGTAAAGAGACTACTGAACAAGGACTACCGTAAGAGATTAACCGCGGCTCAGGCTCTAT GTCATCCATGGTTAGCCAATTATCATGAGGTCAAGATACCGATGGATATGATAGTGTACAAACTTGTTAAAGCTTACATATGCTCATCTGCTCTACGAAAATCAGCATTAAGG ACTCTTGCAAAGACGTTAAGTGTGGCACAGCTGGCTTATCTCCGGGACCAATTTACATTGTTAGGGCCAAATAAAAGTGGGTTCATCACTATGCAGAACTTCAAGATG GGTCTAACAAGGAACTCAACCGATGCCATGAAGGATTCGCTGGTTCTAGATTACGTCAACATG ATCAGTTCTATTCGGTATAGAAAGCTGGATTTCGAAGAATTTTGTGCATCTGCCATAAGTGTGTATCAGCTGGAGGGGATGGAGAGCTGGGAACATCATGCAAGGCGAGCATACGAGCTGTTTGAGAAGGACGGAAACAGACCAATAATGATAGAGGAACTTGCCACG GAATTAGGACTTAGCCCGTCAGTACCAGTTCATGTTGTTCTCCAGGACTGGATAAGACACTCAGATGGCAAGCTCAGTTTTCTGGGGTTTGTCAGACTACTGCATGGAGTTTCTTCGCGCACATTTCAGAAGGCTTGA